The Amycolatopsis sp. 195334CR genome window below encodes:
- a CDS encoding ABC transporter ATP-binding protein, with amino-acid sequence MSTEATTTSGSVLSISDLHITFSTDDGIVQAVKGIGFDVAPGEIVAVVGESGSGKSVTSMSVLGLLPKTTKIAGERRLEQTDLGVLKDAELRKVRGNEIAMIFQEPMSALNPVYTIGWQIREALRTHQDLSKAAADARAIELLDMVGIPNPPVRFKQYPHQLSGGLRQRVVIAMAIACDPKVIIADEPTTALDVTVQAEILGLLRKLRDTLNTAIVLITHDMGVVADLADRVVVMYQGEIVETAPVRELFASPKEEYTRKLLAAVPVLGQRPEGRRLLETESIEVATEEIRLTDKELEAQIEETAYALEIKNLVLEYPGRRGQQKNRAVDDVSLHISKGEILGLVGESGSGKSTVGRCAIRLLDPTEGQVFIAGRDITKLSTKELRPLRRYFSIVFQDPASTLDPKMTIGESIAEPLVLHKVVEGKALNDRVSTLLDNVELGGHYRNRYPHELSGGQRQRVSIARALALDPQLLIADEPTSALDVSVQARVLDLFLDLQQSLQFACLFISHDLAVVDLLADRVAVMQHGKLIEVGTRDQVLHTPQEDYTRRLLSAAPVADPVLQAERRKAWEAGKLAPVAD; translated from the coding sequence GTGAGCACTGAAGCAACAACGACATCGGGTTCCGTGCTGTCCATCTCGGACCTGCACATCACGTTCTCCACCGACGACGGCATCGTCCAGGCCGTCAAGGGGATCGGGTTCGACGTGGCGCCCGGCGAGATCGTCGCCGTGGTCGGCGAGTCCGGCTCCGGCAAGTCCGTGACCTCGATGTCGGTACTCGGCCTGCTGCCGAAGACCACCAAGATCGCCGGCGAGCGCCGCCTCGAGCAGACCGACCTCGGCGTGCTGAAGGACGCCGAACTGCGCAAGGTCCGCGGCAACGAGATCGCGATGATCTTCCAGGAGCCGATGAGCGCGCTGAACCCGGTCTACACGATCGGCTGGCAGATCCGCGAGGCGCTGCGCACCCACCAGGACCTGTCGAAGGCCGCCGCCGACGCCCGCGCCATCGAGCTGCTGGACATGGTCGGCATCCCGAACCCGCCGGTCCGGTTCAAGCAGTACCCGCACCAGCTCTCCGGCGGGCTGCGCCAGCGCGTGGTGATCGCCATGGCGATCGCCTGCGACCCGAAGGTGATCATCGCCGACGAGCCGACCACCGCGCTCGACGTGACCGTGCAGGCGGAGATCCTCGGCCTGCTGCGCAAGCTGCGGGACACGCTGAACACCGCGATCGTGCTGATCACGCACGACATGGGCGTGGTGGCCGACCTGGCCGACCGCGTGGTGGTGATGTACCAGGGCGAGATCGTCGAAACCGCGCCGGTGCGCGAGCTGTTCGCCTCGCCGAAGGAGGAGTACACCCGCAAGCTGCTGGCCGCGGTGCCGGTGCTGGGCCAGCGCCCCGAGGGCAGGCGCCTGCTGGAGACCGAGTCGATCGAGGTCGCCACCGAGGAGATCCGGCTGACCGACAAGGAGCTGGAAGCCCAGATCGAGGAAACCGCGTACGCGCTGGAGATCAAGAACCTGGTGCTGGAGTACCCCGGCCGGCGCGGCCAGCAGAAGAACCGCGCGGTCGACGACGTCTCGCTGCACATCAGCAAGGGCGAGATCCTCGGCCTGGTCGGTGAGTCCGGTTCGGGCAAGTCGACCGTCGGCCGCTGCGCGATCCGCCTGCTCGACCCGACCGAGGGCCAGGTGTTCATCGCCGGGCGCGACATCACCAAGCTCAGCACCAAGGAACTGCGCCCGCTGCGCCGCTACTTCTCCATCGTGTTCCAGGACCCGGCGTCTACTTTGGACCCGAAGATGACCATCGGCGAGTCCATCGCCGAGCCGCTGGTGCTGCACAAGGTGGTCGAGGGCAAGGCGCTCAACGACCGGGTGAGCACCCTGCTGGACAACGTGGAGCTGGGCGGGCACTACCGCAACCGGTACCCGCACGAGCTCTCCGGCGGCCAGCGCCAGCGCGTCTCGATCGCGCGGGCGCTCGCGCTGGACCCGCAGCTGCTGATCGCCGACGAGCCCACCTCGGCGCTGGACGTGTCGGTGCAGGCGCGGGTGCTCGACCTGTTCCTCGACCTGCAGCAGAGCCTCCAGTTCGCCTGCCTGTTCATCAGCCACGACCTGGCCGTGGTCGACCTGCTGGCGGACCGGGTGGCGGTGATGCAGCACGGCAAGCTGATCG
- a CDS encoding WhiB family transcriptional regulator — MDWGERPEQELGVLTDLFDPAEEQQWQERALCAQTDPEAFFPEKGGSTREAKRICQGCEVKDECLEYALAHDERFGIWGGLSERERRKLKKRAV, encoded by the coding sequence ATGGATTGGGGCGAACGCCCGGAGCAGGAACTGGGGGTTCTCACTGATCTTTTCGACCCGGCCGAGGAACAGCAGTGGCAGGAGCGCGCGCTCTGCGCGCAGACCGACCCGGAGGCGTTCTTCCCGGAAAAGGGGGGCTCCACCAGGGAAGCCAAGCGGATCTGCCAGGGCTGCGAGGTGAAGGACGAATGCCTCGAGTACGCGCTGGCGCACGACGAACGCTTCGGCATCTGGGGCGGGCTGTCCGAGCGCGAGCGGCGCAAGCTGAAGAAACGCGCGGTCTAA
- the mshB gene encoding N-acetyl-1-D-myo-inositol-2-amino-2-deoxy-alpha-D-glucopyranoside deacetylase: MISPEPRRLLLVHAHPDDETLTTGGTIARYAAEGAEVTVVTCTLGEEGEIIPPELAQLGSWAGDQLGGYRSGELAAACEALGVTRHEYLGGVGRWRDSGMAGTPSAEHPRAFVRGSIEEQAGQLRTLLGELRPQVVVSYDDFGGYGHPDHIRAHEVTMAAVAGAESVRRVFHTVSSAGDTSRGLALLRDRADLPFAVPADSELPSTPDEVITTRVDVSGHLAAKVAALRAHATQVHVGDGLFALSNNLAQPLATTECFVLVAGDGTGAATDLFGGWD, from the coding sequence GTGATCTCGCCAGAACCCCGCAGGTTGCTGCTGGTCCATGCCCACCCCGACGACGAGACGCTGACCACCGGCGGCACCATCGCCCGGTACGCGGCCGAAGGTGCCGAAGTGACCGTCGTCACGTGCACCCTGGGGGAGGAGGGCGAGATCATCCCGCCCGAACTCGCCCAGCTCGGTTCCTGGGCCGGGGACCAGCTCGGCGGCTACCGCAGCGGCGAGCTGGCGGCCGCCTGCGAGGCGCTGGGCGTCACCCGGCACGAGTACCTCGGCGGGGTGGGCCGCTGGCGCGACTCGGGCATGGCGGGCACCCCGTCGGCCGAGCACCCGCGGGCCTTCGTGCGCGGGTCGATCGAGGAGCAGGCCGGGCAGCTGCGCACCCTGCTCGGCGAACTGCGGCCGCAGGTGGTGGTCAGCTACGACGACTTCGGCGGGTACGGCCACCCCGACCACATCCGCGCGCACGAGGTGACCATGGCCGCGGTGGCCGGTGCCGAGTCCGTGCGGCGCGTGTTCCACACGGTGTCCTCGGCGGGGGACACCTCCCGCGGGCTCGCGCTGCTCCGTGACCGCGCGGACCTGCCGTTCGCGGTGCCCGCCGACAGCGAGCTGCCGTCCACCCCGGACGAGGTGATCACCACCAGGGTGGACGTCTCCGGGCACCTGGCCGCGAAGGTGGCCGCCCTGCGGGCGCACGCCACGCAGGTGCACGTCGGCGACGGGCTGTTCGCCCTGTCCAACAACCTCGCCCAGCCGCTGGCCACCACCGAGTGCTTCGTGCTGGTCGCCGGGGACGGCACCGGCGCGGCCACCGATCTGTTCGGGGGCTGGGACTGA
- a CDS encoding site-2 protease family protein yields MHRSATRPSPLFYALLAVTVAGGVIMALQSPFPFEDGRVFLGERDWLGTAGAVLLILGGWAVSLVLHEFGHALVAYRGGDHEVAAKGYLTMDIRRYTDPVFSILIPLLILAIGGIPLPGGAVWINRWALRSRSVSSWVSLAGPLSNLALGILLTVSVALIPMPTGLTIGLSYLASLQILAFVINILPVPGLDGYGAIEPYLSPQAREFGAKARPWAPLVLFALILAVPAVGNALWSLTDLVFDSVGGNSVASTVGQYAFRFWSY; encoded by the coding sequence GTGCACCGATCTGCCACCCGCCCAAGCCCCTTGTTCTACGCCCTGCTGGCGGTCACCGTCGCGGGCGGGGTCATCATGGCCCTGCAGAGCCCGTTCCCGTTCGAGGACGGCCGCGTGTTCCTCGGTGAGCGCGACTGGCTCGGCACCGCCGGCGCCGTGCTGCTGATCCTCGGCGGCTGGGCGGTTTCGTTGGTGCTCCACGAGTTCGGCCACGCGCTGGTGGCCTACCGCGGCGGCGACCACGAGGTGGCCGCCAAGGGCTACCTGACGATGGACATCCGCCGGTACACCGATCCGGTCTTCTCCATCCTGATCCCGCTGCTGATCCTGGCCATCGGCGGCATCCCGCTGCCCGGTGGTGCGGTGTGGATCAACCGCTGGGCGCTGCGGTCCCGTTCGGTGTCCTCGTGGGTCTCGCTCGCCGGGCCGCTGAGCAACCTCGCGCTCGGCATCCTGCTGACCGTCTCGGTGGCGCTGATCCCGATGCCCACCGGGCTCACCATCGGGCTGTCCTACCTGGCCTCGCTGCAGATCCTGGCCTTCGTGATCAACATCCTGCCGGTGCCGGGGCTGGACGGCTACGGCGCGATCGAGCCGTACCTCTCGCCTCAGGCACGTGAATTCGGTGCGAAGGCACGGCCTTGGGCACCGCTGGTGCTGTTCGCGCTCATCCTCGCCGTGCCCGCGGTCGGCAACGCGCTGTGGAGCCTGACCGACCTGGTCTTCGACTCCGTCGGCGGCAACTCCGTGGCTTCGACGGTGGGCCAGTACGCCTTCCGCTTCTGGAGCTACTGA